One window of the Manihot esculenta cultivar AM560-2 chromosome 14, M.esculenta_v8, whole genome shotgun sequence genome contains the following:
- the LOC110630765 gene encoding uncharacterized protein LOC110630765 isoform X2 has product MSHAKKMELLLIFPALSICLSVLLTSCGGVQIQEQAMVSKVDEVQFDLPAAALPRKLRVVLDEKATLVNDHGGQGSTSSSNLQREDISVQEEHIKRKKMR; this is encoded by the exons ATGTCCCATGCAAAGAAAATGGAGCTTCTACTCATCTTCCCTGCTCTTTCTATTTGCCTGTCTGTGCTTCTAACATCCTGCGGTGGTGTCCAAATTCAAGAACAAG CCATGGTTAGTAAAGTTGATGAAGTCCAGTTTGATCTCCCTGCTGCTGCACTTCCAAGGAAGCTTAGAGTAGTTCTTGATGAGAAAGCAACACTT GTTAATGATCATGGTGGTCAAGGCTCCACTTCAAGCAGTAACCTGCAGAGAGAAGATATTTCAG TGCAGGAAGAGCAtataaaaaggaagaaaatgcgATGA
- the LOC110630765 gene encoding protein GOLVEN 6 isoform X1, producing MSHAKKMELLLIFPALSICLSVLLTSCGGVQIQEQAMVSKVDEVQFDLPAAALPRKLRVVLDEKATLVNDHGGQGSTSSSNLQREDISGRAYKKEENAMKGSRGTRQEWVEGRDTWQYFTMDYSHVRRRRPIHNKAVPVGP from the exons ATGTCCCATGCAAAGAAAATGGAGCTTCTACTCATCTTCCCTGCTCTTTCTATTTGCCTGTCTGTGCTTCTAACATCCTGCGGTGGTGTCCAAATTCAAGAACAAG CCATGGTTAGTAAAGTTGATGAAGTCCAGTTTGATCTCCCTGCTGCTGCACTTCCAAGGAAGCTTAGAGTAGTTCTTGATGAGAAAGCAACACTT GTTAATGATCATGGTGGTCAAGGCTCCACTTCAAGCAGTAACCTGCAGAGAGAAGATATTTCAG GAAGAGCAtataaaaaggaagaaaatgcgATGAAAGGAAGCAGAGGGACAAGGCAAGAGTGGGTGGAggggagggacacatggcagtATTTTACGATGGATTATTCCCACGTTAGAAGAAGACGGCCGATACATAACAAAGCGGTGCCGGTTGGTCCATGA